One window of the Carassius auratus strain Wakin chromosome 20, ASM336829v1, whole genome shotgun sequence genome contains the following:
- the LOC113037693 gene encoding transmembrane protein 200A — MIATGGVITGLAALKRQDSTRSQYHLPTQSPTSAPEKKCTKRKPRADVVVVRGKVRLYSASGFFLVLGVLILLAGIAMAVLGYWPHKDHQKAPESKLSVNNTQFVREQVGSIAQFLEQHLHSEKMKMLGPFTMGIGIFIFICANAILHENRDRETKIIHMRDMYSTVIDIHSLRIKEQKCTNGAYMGPYADTEIRSFGLDSQFASRLTANTLMSFSGLDGDVRFSHRTSSAEDDEGLMSEARGGLGLLSPTYRDRSECIFGFQGEGIRRWEDKRGALKKCQTRSIVSSSISAFTLPVIKLNNCVIDEPDIDSITEDLEPNRVHSRPPSMESLTVPVPDIAKAFKPPGGHLLRSNSATETQSPASSHSSLSPRSTSGRFLSPGAARKDFGSNNSLHMFSAHSKSLDLERGPTMLTVQPEQRKHPSWPRLDRSNSKGYTKLENKEDPMDRLIVPPVAVKKDYTKKEKLLMISRSHNNLSFEHDEFMSSSLKRGTSETRF, encoded by the coding sequence ATGATTGCAACAGGTGGGGTGATCACAGGGCTCGCTGCATTGAAAAGACAAGACTCTACCCGCTCTCAGTATCATCTGCCAACCCAGAGCCCCACCTCTGCACCTGAGAAGAAATGCACTAAGCGTAAACCCAGAGCTGATGTGGTGGTGGTGAGAGGAAAGGTCAGACTGTATTCAGCCTCAGGATTCTTCCTGGTTTTGGGAGTGCTGATCCTCCTGGCAGGTATTGCAATGGCTGTTCTAGGATACTGGCCTCATAAGGACCACCAGAAGGCACCAGAAAGCAAGTTGTCTGTGAACAATACACAGTTTGTCCGAGAGCAAGTGGGCTCCATTGCGCAATTCTTAGAGCAACACCTGCATTCAGAGAAGATGAAAATGTTGGGTCCTTTCACAATGGGAATTGggatttttatctttatttgtgctaatGCCATCTTACACGAGAACAGGGATCGTGAGACAAAGATCATCCACATGAGGGACATGTACTCGACTGTCATAGACATTCACAGCCTGCGGATTAAGGAGCAGAAGTGTACAAACGGGGCCTACATGGGTCCCTATGCGGACACAGAGATCCGTTCCTTCGGTCTGGACAGTCAGTTTGCCTCACGGCTCACAGCAAACACACTAATGTCCTTCTCTGGTCTCGATGGGGATGTCCGATTCTCCCACAGGACCAGCTCAGCTGAGGATGATGAGGGTCTAATGAGTGAGGCCAGAGGCGGATTAGGCCTGTTGTCGCCTACCTACAGAGACCGCTCTGAATGTATctttggtttccagggtgagGGTATTCGTCGGTGGGAAGACAAACGTGGCGCACTAAAGAAATGCCAAACACGCTCCATCGTTTCCTCTTCCATCAGCGCCTTCACACTGCCCGTCATCAAACTCAACAACTGTGTCATCGATGAGCCTGACATTGATAGCATCACGGAAGACTTAGAGCCGAACAGGGTCCACTCCAGACCTCCATCAATGGAATCTTTAACAGTCCCTGTTCCCGACATTGCCAAAGCTTTCAAGCCTCCGGGTGGCCACTTGCTCCGGAGCAACTCAGCCACTGAAACCCAGAGTCCTGCATCATCCCATTCTTCATTGTCTCCTAGATCCACCAGTGGTAGGTTCCTGTCCCCGGGAGCGGCACGTAAAGACTTTGGCTCCAATAACTCCCTCCACATGTTTTCAGCCCATTCTAAATCTCTGGATTTAGAGAGAGGGCCCACAATGCTGACTGTCCAGCCTGAACAGAGGAAACACCCGAGCTGGCCCAGATTGGACCGAAGTAATAGTAAAGGATACACCAAACTGGAGAACAAGGAGGACCCTATGGACAGGCTAATAGTTCCCCCGGTGGCCGTGAAGAAGGACTACACTAAAAAGGAGAAACTTCTTATGATCTCCAGGTCTCACAATAACTTGAGCTTCGAGCATGATGAGTTTATGAGCAGCAGTTTGAAGAGAGGCACCTCAGAGACTAGATTTTAA